CAACATGCTGATGCCGGACCGCTTCCTGCAGCCCGCGCCGCTCGCCGAGATGATCGAACGGGAGCGGCCGACCCATGCGGCGGCCGTGCCCACCATCTGGCAGGGCCTGCTCAAGGAACTGCACACCCGGCCGCGTGACGTGGCCTCCCTCACCCAGGTCGTCATCGGCGGCTCGGCCTGCCCGCCCGCGCTGATGCGGGCCTTCGACGAACTGGGCATGCGCGTCGTGCACGCCTGGGGCATGACGGAGACCTCCCCGGTGGGCACCATGGCCCGTCCGCCGGCCCACGCCGTCGGCACCGACGAGGAGTTCGGCTACCGCGTCACCCAGGGCCGGTTCCCGGCGGGCGTCCAGGCCCGCCTCACCGGCCCCGGCGGCGAACGCCTGCCCTGGGACGGCAAGTCGGCCGGCGAGCTGGAGGTGCGCGGCCCCTGGATCGCGCGCGCCTACTACAACGGTCCCGGCGCCGAACCCCTGTGCCCCGCCGACAAGTTCAGCGCGGACGGCTGGCTGAAGACCGGGGACGTCGGCGTCATCTCCCCGGACGGCTTCCTCACCCTCACCGACCGCGCCAAGGACGTCATCAAGTCCGGCGGCGAGTGGATCTCCTCGGTCGAGCTGGAGAACGCGCTGATGTCCCACCCGGAGGTCGCGGAGGCCGCCGTGGTGGCCGTGCCCGACGACAGGTGGGGCGAGCGCCCGCTGGCCGCCGTCGTCCTCAAGGACGGCGCGGACCCCGGCTTCGAGACCCTGCGCGCCTTCCTCGCCGAGGAGGCCCACATCGCCCGCTGGCAGCTCCCCGAGCGCTGGACGACCGTGGAGTCGGTGCCGAAGACGAGCGTCGGGAAGTTCGACAAGAAGGCGCTGCGCAAGCAGTACGCGGACGGGGACCTGGACGTCACCCGGCTGTGAGACGAAGGGGCCGGGCGGCAGGCCCGGCCCCCTCGCCGCCGGAGCGCTAGTTGGTGCCGATCCGGGACAGCAGGTCCACGATCCGGGACTGCACCTCGGTGCTGGTGGACCGCTCCGCGAGGAACAGCACCGTCTCGCCCGAGGTCAGCCGCGGCAGCTCGGCCTGGTCGACGGCGGCCGTGTAGACGACCAGCGGGGTGCGGTTGAGCTGCCCGTTCGCGCGCAGCCAGTCCACGATCCCGGCCCGCCGCCGGTGCACCTGCATCAGGTCCATCACCACGAGGTTCGGCCGGAACCGGCCCGCCAGCGCCACCGCGTCGGTGTCGTTCGCGGCCCGCGCCACCTGCATCGCGCGCCGCTCCAGCGTCGCGGTCAGCGCCAGCGCGATCTCCTCGTGCTCCTCGATCAGCAGCACCCGCGGCGGATGCTGCTCGCTGTCCCGCGGCGCCAGCGCCTTCAGCAGCACGGCGGGATCGGCGCCGTACGCCGCCTCCCGCGTCGCCTGCCCGAGCCCGGCCGTGACCAGCACCGGCACCTCGGCGGCCACGGCGGCCTGGCGCAGCGACTGGAGGGCGGTACGGGTGATCGGACCGGTCAGCGGGTCCACGAACAGCGCCGCCGGGAAGGCCGCGATCTGCGCGTCGACCTCCTCGCGCGAGTGCACGATCACCGGCCGGTAGCCGCGGTCGCTCAGCGCCTGCTGGGTGGTCACGTCCGGCGCGGGCCACACCAGCAGCCGGCGCGGGTTGTCCAGCGGCTCCGGCGGCAGTTCGTCGTCCATCGGCTGCGGGCGCGGGGTGTCCGCCACCTCGACGGCCCCGCCGGGACCGTCCAGCGGCTCGGGCCCCTCGGCCGCGTTCGCGTCCGGCGCGCCGATCGCGTACGACCGTCCGGCCCCCTCGGTGCCCGGCGCGAGCCGTGACTGCCCGGGCAGGCCCGGGGACTGCGCGGGCGCCGGCTCGGCCGTCTGCTCCTGCCGGGCGGCCGGGTCGGGGGGCGTGCCCAGCTTGCGCCGGCGGCCGGAGCCGTTCGGCGTGTGCGGGGGCGGCGTCGGCGTCCCCTGCCGCGTGAACGGCACGCCCTGACCGAGGGTCCGCACGCTGAAGGCGCGGCCCTGGGTGGAGTCGGGGTCGTACGCCGGGACGCTCCCGGTCGCCGTGGCACCCGCGTTCTCGGCGGGCAGCGGCTGCGCGGCACGGTGCTCCGCGGGCAGCGGCGTGCCGGCCGCGGGGGTCGGCTGCGGCGCGGGGGCGGCGGGCGCCGCCGGGGGCACCGGAGTACCGGCCGCCGGGGTCGCGGCGGGCCCGGACCGCGGTGCGGGGGCGCCGGGCGCGGGCGGGGCGGTGGGCGCGGGCCGCGGTACGGCGACGCCCGCGCCGGAGGTGTCGTCGGCACCGGGCCACCCCGGGGCGGCGGCCGGTGCGGGGGCGGCGGTCACCGGGCCCTGGGCGGGGGCGGGCCCCTGGGGGGCGCCGGCCTCGGCGGGCAGGGGCAGCGGCTGGGCGCCGGGGGCGGCCGGGGTGCCGTGGGCCGGCGTGGCGGCCGCAGGGGGCTGCTGGGCCGGGGCGGGCTGCCCGGGGGGCACGGGCCGCGCGGCACCCGGCTGACCCGGGACCGGCGGCACGGCGGCGTGGGGCGCGCCCGCCGCGGCCTGCGGCCCGGGAACACCGGGCGCGGCGGCCGTACCGGGGGCGGCGGGAGCGGCGGGAGGGGTGACC
This Streptomyces misionensis DNA region includes the following protein-coding sequences:
- a CDS encoding long-chain fatty acid--CoA ligase translates to MLSTMQDVPLLISRILTHGSTVHGSSQVITWTGEPEPQRRSFAEIGARSARLAHALRDTLGVRDDDRVATLMWNNADHVEAYFAVPSMGAVLHTLNLRLPAEQLVWIVNHAADRVIILSGSLIPVIAPLLPRLKTVEHLVVSGPGDRAPLAGATARVHEYEDLLAGRPADYDWPELDERQAATMCYTSGTTGDPKGVVYSHRSIYLHSMQVNMAQSMGLTDRDTSLVVVPQFHVNAWGVPHATFMTGVNMLMPDRFLQPAPLAEMIERERPTHAAAVPTIWQGLLKELHTRPRDVASLTQVVIGGSACPPALMRAFDELGMRVVHAWGMTETSPVGTMARPPAHAVGTDEEFGYRVTQGRFPAGVQARLTGPGGERLPWDGKSAGELEVRGPWIARAYYNGPGAEPLCPADKFSADGWLKTGDVGVISPDGFLTLTDRAKDVIKSGGEWISSVELENALMSHPEVAEAAVVAVPDDRWGERPLAAVVLKDGADPGFETLRAFLAEEAHIARWQLPERWTTVESVPKTSVGKFDKKALRKQYADGDLDVTRL